In Natator depressus isolate rNatDep1 chromosome 9, rNatDep2.hap1, whole genome shotgun sequence, a single genomic region encodes these proteins:
- the PFN2 gene encoding profilin-2 isoform X2, translated as MAGWQSYVDNLMCDGCCQEAAIVGYCDAKYVWAATAGGIFQNITPIEIDMIVGKDREGFFTNGLTLGAKKCSVIRDSLYVDSECTMDIRTKSYGGEPTYNVAVGRAGRALVIVMGKEGVHGGTLNKKAYELALYLRRSDI; from the exons ATGGCCGGCTGGCAGAGCTACGTGGACAACCTGATGTGCGATGGCTGCTGCCAGGAGGCCGCCATCGTCGGCTACTGCGACGCCAAGTACGTCTGGGCCGCCACGGCCGGGGGCATCTTCCAGAACATCACG CCCATAGAAATAGATATGATTGTAGGAAAAGACCGAGAGGGTTTCTTCACCAACGGTCTGACTCTTGGTGCAAAGAAGTGCTCTGTGATCAGAGATAGCCTGTATGTTGATAGTGAGTGCACAATGGACATCAGGACAAAGAGTTATGGTGGCGAGCCAACATACAATGTTGCTGTAGGCAGAGCTGGTCGAG CATTGGTTATAGTTATGGGAAAGGAAGGTGTCCATGGAGGGACACTGAACAAGAAAGCATATGAACTGGCTTTATACCTGAGGAGGTCTGACATCTAA
- the PFN2 gene encoding profilin-2 isoform X1, whose product MAGWQSYVDNLMCDGCCQEAAIVGYCDAKYVWAATAGGIFQNITPIEIDMIVGKDREGFFTNGLTLGAKKCSVIRDSLYVDSECTMDIRTKSYGGEPTYNVAVGRAGRVLVFVMGKEGVHGGGLNKKAYSMAKYLRDSGF is encoded by the exons ATGGCCGGCTGGCAGAGCTACGTGGACAACCTGATGTGCGATGGCTGCTGCCAGGAGGCCGCCATCGTCGGCTACTGCGACGCCAAGTACGTCTGGGCCGCCACGGCCGGGGGCATCTTCCAGAACATCACG CCCATAGAAATAGATATGATTGTAGGAAAAGACCGAGAGGGTTTCTTCACCAACGGTCTGACTCTTGGTGCAAAGAAGTGCTCTGTGATCAGAGATAGCCTGTATGTTGATAGTGAGTGCACAATGGACATCAGGACAAAGAGTTATGGTGGCGAGCCAACATACAATGTTGCTGTAGGCAGAGCTGGTCGAG tCTTGGTCTTTGTAATGGGCAAAGAAGGGGTCCATGGAGGCGGATTGAATAAGAAGGCATACTCAATGGCAAAATACTTGAGAGACTCTGGGTTCTAG